The nucleotide window aaaaaagggacagtTCTTCTCAGCAGAGTAAAGCCAGTATTGTCTGAACTCCTGGAAGATTagtttggatttatttttggCCGGAAGCGTGTTTGCTTTACATAACCACTCAAATGGCTTTGATCAGCGATCCCTGCGAATCCCACAGGTTCTCCATGTGGAGGCGAGTCAGAGTGATGTTTCCGCATCTTAATTACATTGCGGTGTGACGAGCCGTCTGTAAGGAGCAGGCCAGACGGCTCCATTGGAGAAGTTTGTGAGTCGGGACAAATCGTTGTCACAGAAATCCACAGAGCCGAGATGAAAATGCGGTGAGCGAGGAGAGCTGCGCAGTGGAGAGGAGGACGTGTGGGGACGGAGCAAGAGCGGAGCAAACAAGAGCAAAGACGGGGAGGGAAGTTACGTAAAGTAGCAGACCCCAGGCTGACCAAAACGGCCGGCCACGCCGAGACATATTGAAGTAACCTACACAGAGCCGCGGGCATCTCGTGCTCACTCGCTCATGAAGGAGGAGTGATTTGGTTGTTTGTCTACTTTGATATGTTAACACTTCCTCATCTGTAAGGATGAATCCGTGCTTGTGTCACGGCAGATGGTTGCTTGTGATTGTGAAACCTCAGTGTGCAGGCTTTCTATATTTGTGGTggtttattttctatatatttgTTTGATATTATTTTGTGTAAGAAATTAGTAAATGGAAAGTGTTTTAATGTTCTACGATGAATGTTCTCTGTTTCAGGACTACATTGATGCCCACCCGGAGACCATCGTCCTGGATCCCCTTCCAGCTATCCGAACTCTGCTGGATCGTTGCAAGTCCTACCAGCTCATCCACAGGATAGAGAGTTGCATGCAAGGTAGGATGGCAGCACCAGTGAAGTCACTGACGTTCTTGAATTACGCCGCGTAATCGATGGAAGTGTCCATTCCATTAATTGATCACTAAACTGAAGACTTCAAAATTTCCATTTAAGTGAACGGATTCTCAAACCAGTTAAAGAAATGATTTCATAATTTACGGTTCTATTTAATTGAGGTTTTTTTCTGCTGTCACTTTACTGTGCGACCAAGCTTTTAAGTGTTGAACACCATGAACGTCTGTTTCTCTCCCAGTCCTCAATAGAGTATAAAAACAAAGGTTGTCAAATACAGTAATGTAAAtacaaactgtttatttcatgcaCACTACCCTTTTGATGTCGTTGGACGTGTTGCGTGAGGCAGTCGTGGCTGCAGATCCTGTGTTTCCGCTTCCCTTCCGGAGGGGACACATGGATAACACCCGACAGCGCTGTCGCCTCTTATTAATCATGTTGGTCCATGCTTCCGAGCAGATGTTTAATCCTCGCCAGCTGATATCAtaatttcctctcctcctctttttcataCCACAAATGCACTTCTCAATCTCCCCTTGTCAGAACCAAGTATAAACGGGGCTCTTGTTTAGGCTTCCCCCTGATGGATCAGAAATGGCCTCTCCAACTCACTCCAACACCTTTGTCACCCAGACCATAAACTAatcagcgagaaatatctttTGGCCGGCGGCGGGGAAAGGCAATGACGACAGGAACGCATTCCCAACCCACACGCACTGTAAACACACCTGTGACTCATCCACATTTACTGTAACCCCGTACATGGCAGGCAGGGAACATAAACCTTTTAAGTATTACTTTACTGATTGTCCGTGACTCTTTGAGGGGCCTCGTTTTGGTGTCATAGCGACGGATCAGAGGCGTTTCGGCATCTCGGCAGAGTCATTAGGTTCTCAAAATAGAACCACAAGGAGACCTCTTTTCATCCAAACAGACATGATGGCTGTTGCATAACAGTTTAAGCTGCATCACTGTCTTATTAATGTGTGCGTTAGctttgaggaggaggacggctcACTTATAgaaagcccttttttttttcttccccttctcGGCACTCTGTTGCCATTAATGCGAGTGGTGCTCTTAGGCTTGCATACCAAACCACCCTGACAAATGTGGGACGTTTAGACACAAGCATGGAGTGTAAGCCATTTTAATCCTACACCACACCACGGTGATTGTAGGGAAAACGGCATGAGGCTGAGGATGAATGGCCTTTCTTCAGTTGGAACTGAGAGTTTAGAgggaaaggggagggagagtgttGAAAGTCTAGCTAGCTTTCTCAGGCGCGGGcacttcctcctccttatcAGCAGAGGCCATGGAGTCCAGAAGCGGCTGCCAAGGCAACGCGGTACTTGGAGGCCACCGAGAGCTCGCCATGCTGAAGTCTGCATTACTCCGAATAGTACTCAATAGAAGGATGCACTTGAGGTGCGTTCGGGCTTTCACTGGAAACCTTCTTCTGACACTTAAGTGGTCTCTCGACGTTGAATAGCCCCAGTCGCCGTGCATTCAGCTGTTATAATCTGAATTGGTAATATGGATTTTAACTTGAGTTCAAGAATCGGCTCATCTTAACGACATGGTGAATAGAAACTAGCCAGAGCACTACCAGATCTGTGTCACTGATCCTTGGTTGTGAAGGTGCTTGTCTGACTCTGTTTTGTGATTCCTATGTTAGCCAGAGCAACTGTTTACAGTACCTAGTGGAATCtactggttcctgtgtgtgtgtgtgcttgagttTGGAAATCTTGGATTGTTTTTGTAGACAGAAACCGTTGTCAAGTCAACTATTCTATAAAACAAATCCTCTCAATGTTTTCAGCTTATTCCTCTCCAGCTCAGGATAAAAGGCTTCCTCTGAATACAAGCGGGATTCCTTTGGATCAAACTGAGACCTTTTGCCTTTTTATTTCCATGTCACTTTTAAGTCCCTGCGAGAACCAACGGAAGAAGTGTGTTTGCAATTGATCACTATTTAATCGTAGCTGCAAAATTTTAAAAGCCAAACCGTCATCCAAGTCCCGTGAGCAGGCAGGACTTCCCAACGATGTTAGATAGATAAGATATTACCATCCTGTCTGATATGAAAGTGCATTATCTCAATCACTAAATGATGAATATATCATCAAAATAGGATTTGAGTCATAATTGTAATTGAAAGCTTAAATCTCTCACAGCGCATCATTAACAATTGCATTGCACTCAAGAGCATACACCCTTTTGGAGGTTGATTTTCAAATTTTGAAAATCCTGCTGATTTTCttggtggggtgtgtgtgtgtgtgtgcgcggagaAAGCAGAGTGCAAGAAAGGATGCTGGAGTTTCAAGGAAACAAGCTCTAAATAGCAACTGAAGAGTGGAGCCTTCCACCTAAACACCAGCACATTTTATGAAGCTGAACATAACTTGGCACCGTGCCGTTCTCTGCGCTAATGCACGAAACCAGAGGGAAGAATTGAGCTGAATCTTGGGTGTTACAACAGCCTGTTAACGTATTTCTTCTCTTGTCCGTTCTCAGGCACACACGTTGTTGCCTAGAAGATTGCAGTTAATATCCTGGCATGCGTGATTATGACGTAACCGCCCAGACAGATGGCGGGCTGCACAGCGGATGTCCCgacgagataaaaaaaaaaagggaacgaaacaaaaaaagcaGTGTAACTGGATAATGGCATTCTAAAAAGCACCTTACGGAGAAGTCCCGTAAAAGTCGTCCTCGGCTCCGCTGGGTCTGCTGTGTGCATGCAGTGTTTAGACAGAGCCAGAGATTGATCCTCTCATCCCTAAAGCGGCAAGAATGCATGCTATTGCGAACTTAATCTACCATTCCCTGGTCTCTTTATTATACATCTTTAACTTGGAGGAtgacatgttttctgtttgacaAGGTTTAGATTCTTATTAgtatttttgtaaaacaaaacgtAACTGCATCAGACTTTAGGAATTATTTGAAATAATGGGGATGTTTTCTCTAGCAGACTGTTTTTTTCCGAGAGACATTATGCTTCTATTCCCGTCCTGGTAACATAACAGCAGTGTGGCAAGCGTGGCTGTAACCAGCACGCTGAAGACTGACGGCTAACCCTGCAGGCTTCACTCTCCCAAAAGTGACTGGTTCGCTGGATTAGACCCAGCTGCACACTGATTGCGGAACAAGTATTCGCCTGTGAGGGAGAATACGGGTATTGTGTGCTCATCTGTCATGTAACAGCAAAAGAAATTGAAACCTTTAAACCATGCTAGATCAGATTGAGATGCAGATGTATTCCCTTTTGAAGGGAAAATGAGTGTTCCTTTAGGAAATTAGTTTGGTACGTTGTGGTCAGAGCACATGTTCAGCTGCAGTGGAGCAGTTCTTAAACTGGAGCGCTCACCCACACAGAAGAAATACTTGAAGGGTTATTGCAGGTTATTATGTCTTGGGTCATTTCTACCGACTGACTGCATTGGCCTCATCAAAGTCCTTGTAGAgatattaaaacatgtcaacATTGCTGCAAGAATCGTTTGACGCTCAAACAGGTTGTAAGTAAGGGACGCTGGAGTATTTTAAAACCACTTTTTGTAGAGGTGAAATCCAAAGAGTGTGCCTAAAAATGTCAGTGATAATCCCATATCCAGTTGATCCTAGATGCCGTTCTAAAAGCTCTGATGCCCGTTTACAACATCACCTCCACTGCTCCACTGTGCGTGTGCTGCCTTGTCGCCTTTTTCGCCTTGCGCATCAGCTTTTCGCGTGTGGGGTTTCCCCCCCAaacgttttgtgtgtttgcacgatCTGGTTTCTGTGTGGAGCTGTAGATGTCAGCGGGGCCCAGTGCTCACCCAGAGGGCAAAACTCAGCACTGGACCTAATGTAGGCAAATGAGATTCCCCTGACCTCAGCACCAGTGGGAGCACagagccctgctgctgctgcccacaGTACACAATGACCGGCGTGTttctattgtgttttttgtcattagCATTTTGCCAGCTCTTGGTTTGGCCGCCTCGCTGATTTTCTTCAGTGATATCTCCAACCAGCTGGCTTATCTGCCCCATGTGCATGACGTAGAGGGGAAATCTGACGTGGGCTGCAGGATGTTTGCGATGTTCAGCCGTACCGGAACTGACAGACCAGCCGCTGCAGGATgtgctgcaaaaagaaaaaaaaaagaaaggaagaatgtcatggaaagaaacaaacaacccGAAACGATATAAAAACATGGTGGAGGTGGAATTTGAGGGATTTAACCCGTTTGGGCATCTAAAGAGCAGTCAATCAAACTCCTCGGTGGATCGGATGACTCCATAATGTCCTCAGCTGGTGCGACCTGTTCTCTATAGTTCCTACGTCGTGTTTCTTCCTGTATTTCAGCATTTtcctgtgtgggtgtttgtgtgctctttgagaggagcagaagggcCTGGCAGCtttctgctttatttattgGAAAAGGAGTCATTTGTCCCCCCCGGGCCTCAGATGGcctctgctgtgtttgttgtCTAAACTCGGCACAATGATGAAacctaaataaatatttttgtgcCAAATTAAACAAGGTGCGTCTGTATATTCGGGAGACTCGTCTGCTCCCCATGTTGAACAGCTTCTgagcagtttttttatttttttatttttggtggtCTGGTCCTTTTCTTTCATCAACTCCTAAGTAGGCTATGGATTAAAATGGGACAAATTGCCTCAGGGGCTGCTACTTcagcattattattttaaattaaatgacatATAACTGATGGCATCTTGGGCAATTGAGACCGTATGTTGATCCGTAGAGGGAAGAAGTACAGCTCCTGTCAATTACGCATTGATGGAAGAGGCGTAAAAGCGGCTCGCCACCTTTCTTCGTCCTCTCCGCCGCCAGCAGGCTGCGGAGGGAGAGCGTGCGGTCGCTCCGGTGGACGGGGACACTCCCGTTCAGTCCCCCCGCACTCCCATCACCGGGGCTCAGACAGGGTTGGACCCTGGCTTCCACCACCACGCCGGGTGTGGTGTACCTGAATTAAAGTGCAGATAAGGAAATTGAAgaccttttttttactttcttgttttttttttgtcagatgaAAGGATTTGCTCTCCTCCCTTCATGGTCCTGAACACAGAGTGCAGCCCAGATGTGCTGGAGCATATCAAGAGACAAGGACTCACATTCCCTTTCAGTgagtggtttctttttttttttgcctctagATATTGAGgacctaaataaaaaatatatattcgcTAAACGTTAATTATACCTAATATTTTACGTTTGACCCCTAATTATACTCTTATTACTGTATTGACCTTTGATGTGTAAGAAAATATTTAAGTGTGAGATATTTTGTATTCATGTAGATGACTGaataattcagttttttttcttgcccTTCTTCTTCAGTTTGCAAAACACGGGTGGCTCATGGAACCAACTCCCACGAGGTAAGAGGCCACAGGTGTCAAAGGTCATTCACACCCTCCACAATTTGCTTTGTCTGAGCAGTTACACCTTTTAACTCAAGtccaaattaataaaataccaCCCATCTTCATTCCTCCACACTGGCATTGAATTAAGTTAAGAATTAACTATCCATGTTGGTTTGCACCACTACTTTCGTTGATGGTCATATTCAGGCGTGTCATTTACTCTGCGGTCTCCTGTCCACAGATGGCCATTGTCTTCAGTGAAGAGGACCTGAAGGACGTTAAGCCTCCTTGTGTGATCCAGAGCTTCATCAACCATAATGCCGTGCTTTACAAGGTGTTTGTGGTGGGAGACTCCTACACCGTGGTTGAGAGACCTTCACTGAAGAACTTTCCTGCTGGACCGGCAGGTGAGtaatcagacagacagacagacagatggacagacaTATCTAAGGGGTTGCACACTGGGCAAACTGTGGAAATGGCACAGCCTTTCCCAATAACCCAATAAAAGAGCTAATAAGATGGCTTTATTGTCCCTGTGATTGGACCTATTCACGCTTTTAAGGGATGCACCAAAGTGCCATTGGGCTTTGCCCTATTGATGCTATTAAAAATATAAAGCGTGGACTTTTTCTCCATAAACATGTCAGAAGCCTTACCCATGATGCAACTTCCAACACGTTGTTGTCCCCTAGCAGAAATGACTCGGTATTTGCATGTGATACGGAAGAGGCCCTCATGCAAAGCAGTTTCCCCATCAGTGTAGTGGACTGTTATTCATAACGCTGCAGAGAGGAGCGGTGTCAGTTTAGCCCGCGGCAGAAAAGCGCAAAAAGAAACACGCCGCGTTGCTTCATCTGCACGGCGAGTTAGTTCACTGCGGTCTGCAGCCCGGAGCTGTACGTCGGGCGAAGCGGAGGCAAAGACTAGATGAATGAGGATAGAGCAGCAGGAAGTAGTGCTTTGGGAGACATTCTTCCCCGTGCTTCTGTCAACCTAAATTGCTGTTTGTTCACTGGCAGGCCTTTGGGCTGCCGCTGGCGGGGGCAAAGTCCGGGTTATGGCTCTGAAGCACGCTGGTGATGCGTTTCAGGAGGACATTGAAAAACTGGGACCCCCTCATAGCCTGAGCACattggggggtggggagggacgGTCACTCAGTTTAGATAATTTACCTTTTGGTCGTATCCCAAATGCTTACTCGGGTTGTGTTCGCACCCACGTGTCTTAACATCTCTACAAGTTGATAGGTGAAAATTTATTTGGATACCGTCGTAATTTACTTTTTTCCAACCTGACTTCCTTTAATCAAAGTACACTGTAAAATGAATCATCACAACGGCAACAAATAAAACGGGACAATAAATTCAGAAGTTCCTCTTGTCACATTCATCACTGCTTCAAAGAAAACCGATGGTCCAAAACAACTTACGTGCAGAGTTGTTTGTAAGGGACTTGGTGGGAGGGTTAAATATGGAGGCATCACATCTGGGTGGTttggttttctgtttgtttgtttacaccaGGTGCTAAAAATCCGTAAATAAAGACCTGCTCTGGTTGCCTCATTGCACAATGGAACCAGTTGGGttctgctgccacctgctgcccGACATCAGGACTGCGTGTAGATGACTGCACTAGGAAAGCATCTAGTCACACCTCTTcaccttcttttcttctctcccccccctcccttgtcTCCTTTTCAGACAGGAAAGCCATTTTCTTCAACAGCCACAATGTCTCGAAACCAGAATCTTCCTCGGACTTGACCACGGTACGTCCACACCTCCCGGACTGCTGTCCACTGGGACTTTGTAGTTTTGTCTTGGGTGATATTTAACgttgtaacctttttttttcatcttagAGAGAGAACGTAGAGGGAGTATCTCAGCCACccagtgatgatgtcatcagagagttGTCCAGGTCACTGCGGCAGGCGCTGGGCGTGTCCCTGTTTGGCAtcgacgtcatcatcaacaaccAAACGGGCCAACATGCCGTCATTGACATCAATGCATTCCCTGGTAGGTGCCGCCTGCGATCCACACGGTGGCACTGGGTTTTATTTGCTAGTCTTTTATACTGTTCCTAAAATGAAGGAACCTTTGCATGTGAAGAGTGAACCCGAGTGAACATTGTGACCATAAAGGTCAATTAGCTAAACTGACTGACCGtctctccccacccccccaatgTGCTCAGGCTATGAGGGGGTCCCAGAGTTTTTCAATGACCTCCTGAACCACATCACCAGCGTGCTTCAGAGCCATAACCCGGACTTCGCCCCCGCCAGCGAGCAGCCCAAAGGCCTGCCAGTGAGCGCCACGGTACCCAACGCCGCCCCGCCGAGCCCCGGCTGCTGCAGCATGCTGGGAAAGGAGGCCGGCGGCAGCCCCTGGATCGTGGAGGGTGATGGCGGGCTGAAGGGCCCCCGTCAGAGACTGGGCTGCAACTCCGCCATGTCCCCCAACTTCCAGCAGCACTGCGTCTCCACAATAGCTACCAAGGCTTCGTCCCAGTGACTGATTCCCCGCCCTTCTACTCCGTTTGAtccctcaacaaaaaaaaacggatgACAATGGTGACAATaatgattaataataatcataataattatgatgttaatgatgataatatatctaatcaaagaaaaaccttttcctATATAGTTATTGAAAATGATGGTGATTGAGTGTAagcttttttctctctgcctttttgtattttttgttttgtctaatGAGACTTAACAGTACTGTAATGTGAACTTTTGGGAACTTTTGCCTAAtagctgattttatttttttttctcttctgtgAGTTCTCTGTCATGAAAGGGTCCACATGAGGGCGCTAATGGGATTGGCTGAATGAGGACTAGAGAAAGATGTGCCACTAGATGTGCAATGTATGATCCCTTGTATCTCGCACACATTAGtgcactcacacatgcacataggTACGTTCACGTTGCGTGGGACCGTGCcagtgatgtgtgtttgtatcctgATCAATGCCGCCGGCTCCTCGGCACTAAGTGGCGGGGAGAAAAGGTGGCCGGGCATTTGACTCCACTGGTCCCGGGCTGCTCAGCGAGAGTGGCCACAAAGAGTCTGAACGTGAATGAGGAGATAGTTTTGGGGTTTGGTTAGTTTACACAAACGGGTAATCCGTACACTGTTTCCGAGTGCCATCAAATCGACTTCAAGCGTAGGAAGAATGCCTGCAAAAAAAAGCAAGTgtcaaaggaaagaagaaactCTTCATGACCACGTaaccatgttttctttttgattatTGCACCAGAGTCTGTAGGTCTTTTGAAGTACCAGTTTAAGTTGCTCCGGTGCAGGAAGACGAGGATCACATTCCTTTTCCTGTTTGTGGATGTTTTCAGAGAATTCCATTTTTCATAATTCCAGAGGGATCTTGTGAGATTTTTCTCATCGCTTCACAGGTCTGTAATCTCCTTACAGACTTAGTTCTCCACGTGTGTTCAATGCTTGTATCGAATGTGAGAAAACTACTCTCCTGAAGCCAACTTGACCTATCAAAAAAACTTGGGCTGCTGTGTTAATAAGATAATTGTTAATCAAAGAATCAATTATTCAACTAAAATCAAGgtaaaatgtgtctttgaaTATCCACTTACTGGGTATTAATTATTTAGATATCATTAAATGACAATTCTAGATGCTCGAGGGATTTGTTTAGCTTTATGTCCTTATTATATCCTTTTGATTAAGTTTCACTCTAACAGCACTTTCTTACAAAATGTGGTGAAGAAACCTTCAATCCAGTCGGTTCATTTGCTTCATGCTTAAATTCTCTGACCCGTctcctgttccagctgctgtATTTGTGTCAGATGTTGAAATCATTTTGGAGGGTGTGAGGGCGAGACGGTTTAGATCTTGTTCCCAATGTTCACTGTGAGATTTTTTTACTCCAATTTTGTTAATATCTTTGTCCTGATATCTACTAAGAGCAACTTTATTTTATTGAGATTTTATGGGGAAAAGGTTTtatattaataaaatgaaagcACTGGGATGTTTTTGAATAAATGGATATTttactcggggggggggggggtccggtggAATGCGGGCTGTGGTTGTACAGGTGGTGTCGCTGTCGTCTCTCTCTAGCATCTAGTGGGAAACAATGCCAGTTCCCCCGAGCAGGTGCCTGCTCTGGTCCCAGTGTGCTCCCTCCTAGCGGTTTAATTTCCTCCATCAGTCTCTGAAGGGGAACCgactgccccccgccccccctccaccagggGATGCTTGGAGTGCGACCTGTTAAAGCTGGAAAGGCTGATATCTGCTTACACCACTATGTCTTATGTCCCATGTTGTGTTCCTTATTGTGCTTCTAATTGGGAAATAAATGGTTAATCCTACCCGTGGTCATTTCCGCAGCAGACTTCTCTGGTGTCTTTGTACAGTACGTGTGTACATGACGAGGCTTTCATGCCTACAGTATGTTTTGTATCAGTTCTGTAATTGAAAGGAATACAcaattgtgacttttttttaaattaaatggtCAAACATGTGAAATCTAATTAATCTGTTTTCCTAGCTGCCTGGTTTTAACACTCTGATTAACTTACCGGAGTCAGTCTATTTACTTATTCCACTCCAACCATAGTCATTATTGAATACTTTAATTTCTTTCTATAAAAAGTCCTTTGTGAGTGCAAACAGAAAACTGCAAAACGGAGCAACATTTCTGAACCCCAGCCTCCAGATGTTTATTGACTCAGCGTTTATGAATCATTTCATCAGACAGtttcaaaacttttttcatcaaatCCACTGACACAAAATGGTtgcttattaaaataaaaatatatattttcataatcttagTCTtctgtacatgtaaaaaaacaaaaacaaagatctatTTACAAGACAAAAGGCAATACAAAGGTTTCCGTGGCTCAGTGCTGCTGGGATGTTGGGTGGTGTTAATGAGCTTGTGGATGATACGCTGTGGGGTTGGCCAGCAGTCCCAGGATGGTGGAGAGA belongs to Gasterosteus aculeatus chromosome 15, fGasAcu3.hap1.1, whole genome shotgun sequence and includes:
- the LOC120832914 gene encoding inositol-tetrakisphosphate 1-kinase; translated protein: MQTFLKGRRVGYWLSEKKLKKLNFQAFADMCRKRGIEVVQLDLNQPLEEQGPLDVIIHKLTDLILEADQNDSQAVLLVQRVQDYIDAHPETIVLDPLPAIRTLLDRCKSYQLIHRIESCMQDERICSPPFMVLNTECSPDVLEHIKRQGLTFPFICKTRVAHGTNSHEMAIVFSEEDLKDVKPPCVIQSFINHNAVLYKVFVVGDSYTVVERPSLKNFPAGPADRKAIFFNSHNVSKPESSSDLTTRENVEGVSQPPSDDVIRELSRSLRQALGVSLFGIDVIINNQTGQHAVIDINAFPGYEGVPEFFNDLLNHITSVLQSHNPDFAPASEQPKGLPVSATVPNAAPPSPGCCSMLGKEAGGSPWIVEGDGGLKGPRQRLGCNSAMSPNFQQHCVSTIATKASSQ